atttcagaatatacatttttttttaaattataatttttgaatttcaataacGGCTAATCCGGAGAAGTTGTCATGGAGTAAGACAATAACCTATTCAAAATGCCATGCTTCTACAGTGTTATCtcttgaaaaaagacaaaacaatctttattttggaaattagtACTAAAATATAGCATTACTCTTTATTTCGCATAAAACCATTTTAAGAGACATTTTAGTaacttatcaaaattttaagaaagttattttctaaagcccctctatgaagaaaaaaaaggagaataacttgaggaaattttgatgatttacgTACTATATACGTAGATGTTCatgaaagaatataaaatatttttgttcaaaagaacactcaataatttacatatacatGTAGAATATGAACAACACATATTtctcattttaaatgaaattaaaatatgcaatcgtatacatcaataatttcataataatttttccgCCAAATATCCTTAATGGTCTTTCAGCTAAATGTTCATTTAGCAAATTGTTCTTCAGCAAAAATGCTTTCGTCTAAAAGTCCACTAatgtattgaaatatcatattttattagatcacggATTTTGGTGTAGGTAATAAGATAACCCGTACGAAAAAAAGGCATGAAATTTCGATGATAAATTgatcataacttccttaatagctagagacatgattttggtatcaaaatgtcctttttaccagtatttattaaaaaataaacaggttttaaaggaaaaaattgaattcgatttttttataaaatgcctAGATTAAgtgtgtatcatttttttacattttcagaaaggaaaaaaacataagtTAGTTTCAAATTTCCTTAagttattttcatctttattaaCTAATTGACTTTTTATAAACTTTGACCGAGATGcccgacctaaagatgacatcgcagaacaatgaaattttgcattgattattttcttaccaaatGAGTTTATAATATACACGGTCGAACAGATAATTCCTGACAAAGTTTGACTTCATCAAGATGAATAACGAGGCATAGTAGTCAAGTTAAAGGCCATATCTGAAAGGTTGAGAGTCTGGGTACGATCTTTGGCCGTAGAAATTTGAACAACAACGATGAAAGCGATGCGAAGAGTGACTATTGATGAATAACCCCTAGCAGGAAACGACACCAGGGCTATCATTGACTCCACCGGATACAGGATACGGTATGGATGACACATCCACCGGCGAGAGGTGAATCGCTGAGAACACGGCCGAGGTCTTACCGATGAAGAAAAGTAAGTAACTTGACTCCATCATGGTCCTCAGCGTCGTCTTGAGTGAGGGAGACGTCAATCCGCCTTTCTTTTACCGACCAAAGTAAAGGGTCACCACGGAGGACTAGTCCAAGTGGTAAGAAAACATTTACACTGTTAGGCGAGCTGTATCTGTAGGCTCGAGGTTAACCCATGTGATCTCCTCAAGAACATTATTGTCTTGTTAAGGAGCAAGGTCACGGCGGGGCACTTGTATTTAAACAAACAGGACTCTGCACCGGTGGCAAAACTTTCCGAGATTGCTTTCAAACCAGCTTTCTTTTGACGTCGAGACCTGACCTCTCCCTTCCCAGCTCAGGATTTAACTATCAGTTAGACCCAGTATTTACCacagtcatttcaattttttcactggatataaagtgctcttaaaaatatattttctagtggggaaaatcaagaaaagtattAAACACTAAGGCAACAATTATTATGCCCTTGAAATGAACTCAAGGGAAATCAGAAAACTCAAACTGGActcgattaaaatatttaggCTTTGGACTTGTAAAAAAAGACTTGAAACTTGACTTGGACCTGTGGCATGATGCCTTTTTGTTATCTCTGCCATTTACAttgtaatatgaataaaaaaattcacaaaggatatattataattgaaccAGTCTTTGAAAGAACTTTTAGGACCAAAAAGTGTAATAACCAACCTATTAAAATGATATGACTTTTCATatcttgttaaaatatatatatatttttaaactataatatcattagcatacatatattaacatACTTTCATAGGAATATGTAACTCTACATCTGCGTTTCTTAAACTGTAAGCCATGGGAATTACCAGATGCACCGCAAAATTTCAGTTTTGTTTCCTAAAGAAAACAGGTTTTGGCTATCTCATTAATGtgtcttgaataaaaaaagtttaagactCACTGTGCTTACCCTTTAGAGGAGTGTTCGGCTATAGAGATGTTGACTTTGACCTTTACTTTAGAAAACATAGTATTTTGATTAgatttttcgaaatattaaattccataaatataatataatgtatatacaatgGCTAGTATTCGAATATTCTTTGTTTGATTAACATCCTTGGTCGGAAATCTTCAGCCTGTGGGCCACATCTAGTCCAAAATCTGgcaattcaataaaattatatgttaatcCCTTGTCTTTTATGACCTCCAATAACAAAACCGTGATTATGCCGCTGCTTTAATCAAGcctttaaaataagattttctcCAAAGCGGTTTGaattatttgtatgtttaataatatagaataactTTGACAATTGTCCTCCACGAGACATAACATAGGTAATTTGACCCTTTCACTCAAAATATTTGCTGACCcctattataaatgttttatttgaaataaatctgTCAAGTTCTGTTAACCCTGGGTTCTCacccaaaaaaattggtatcgGTCGGCTTCtagataaaatgtataattattgtatCAAGATTTAGTTAATCATGGAAATGatagttcaaaattaatattatcataaattagGGACTACGTCTAGTGTTGTATCGGGCCTTATTTGGGACAGAAGACTCCGGTCCAGTACATTGCCGTCCCTTTCAGTCAAGTACCATTGGTTGGTACTTAAAGAAGTTAAAATTGAttctttgtgacgtcattgaagagtgtttttccttttttaaattattctcttatataaaagaataaaattataaagttaagcAAAAATATAAGTTCGTATTATGTATATTGCATTATAGTGAGAATAGATCATaactattttttgcaagatactCTTAATATAtgtctcatatatcttatttggatGAATAAATCATCGATatatttaggagaaaatccaagAACCGATAGTTAAGGACATGGACACATCCTAAGACTAGAATGGATTGGacagaataaataatgactaaCATAACTTTAAGTACGaccaaggagtactttagtacaGTAAGTACTCCCTGTATAAACATAGCAGCACTAAGTTATTTTGCTAGCATCACGTGATCATAACAAAAAGCCCCACGTTTTAATTAGTTGTCTCAGATTTGTCAATTGGGTCGCATCTCGTActtacttttttgttataagttataacttattagttaattaattcaaCTAAGAGAATGACGGAAATGGTTTCGGCATTTGCTGCTGCTAAAAGTTCTCCCAATATGCTCAAGGTAAATCTAAGTTCTTTGTAGGgtaaatttgatcaaatatcttagaattattaattaaatattattgattgaataattgtttttatttcacacaggtaaaaaagaagaaaatcacgAAACAAGATTTACTGAAGGATAATAAAATGAGTAGTTCTGACtacaataaatttgaaaatgattttttgaacttatcttcaattttgaataaaaacaaaaaagataaacgCCGAAATTCATCATCGAATGAAAAGGTAGTATTAAAAATGCGGATTTCTCTTAATGTTGTGATAtgctaatatttatatttatgttgtaaaatatcttttttctaattttctttattattagaccattgaaattttgaaaaaaaatagtccatctaaaaaagtgaagaaaGGCCTTACAGTGAAGATCAACGTGAAGTCAAGTAAATTGATTAAAGTAAgctcaaatacaaatataattccaataagttcaaattcattttaaattatattcatagaCTGAGAGGCTCAGAGGAAGACCACCTACTCCTAAGGTATATAGTCTTTTAATATCCCGAATtacacttatattatattatctaatttattaatgttttcatGCATTATAGGTACCAAATAAAGCGTCTAAGAGCAATGCCAGCTCCTTAAAACCGGATGTGGAACCATTGAATTTATCTGTATGATCTTGTTTTctcttgaaaattattttttcatttctaattttaatgtttaatctGCACATTTAAATAGGGACTGAAGACAAATAAAAGCAACTCTAAGAAGCGTCCTTTTGAGGAGGATAGACAAACCAAGACATCACCTTCttctaagaagaaaaataatgcaCCAGGAGTAAGATTCAacgatattttatgttataattaaagtaattatcatTGTACATATTTCAGCAAGTGGAACACACAGAACAAAGTCCAAAATTCATTCCTATCCGAAAAGCTCTTAAGatgaaattagataaaaatgaagACAGTAGATCCGTTGGTGATGAAACACTTGCTTGGATGATTCAACCACACTCGGTTGATCACTTCTTTAAGAACGTTTTTGAGGAGAAACCTTTGTATATCCCCAGGAAACAGAATAGAAACTATTATAAGGATGTCCTTTCAACGAAACAATTTGATGAAATGCTTCAAAATCAGCGGATTATCTTTGGTAAGAATTTGGATGTCACCACCTTTGTTAATGACAAGAGAGAGAATCATGCACCAGAAGGGCGGGCTTATCCATCTGTTGTTTGGGACTTTTATAATAACGGATGTAGCTTAAGATTACTCAACCCTCAAACATTCAACGAAAAGATATGGAAATTATGTGCTACTCTTCAGGAATGCTTAGGAAGTATGGTGGGTGCAAACATGTATCTTACACCCCCTGGAACTCAGGGATTTGCTCCTCATTACGATGATGtcgatgtttttattttacaattggAAGGCAAAAAGCATTGGCGAGTCTATGAACCCCCCACTAAGCTACCTCGGTTTTCCAGTCCCAATTTTAGTCAAAGTGAGATGAAAGAGCCTATCATGGATATAGTACTGGAGGCAGGAGATTTATTGTACATGCCTAGAGGTACGATTCATCAGGGGAACTGTTTGGAAGATGTTCACTCCCTTCATATTACAATTTCTTGTCATCAGCGAAACTCATTCGGGGATCTTTTTAGTAAAATCCTTAATGACACTATAGAAACCGCCATGGAAGAAGATGTAGAATTCCGCAAAGGATTGCCTAGAGATTATTTCAAGTATGCTGGTGCCATTCATTCTGATAAAGACACACCGGAACGAAACAAATTTATGCAAACCATGAAAAAACTATTCTCCAAGCTTCATGAATATGCTCCTATTGACGATGGAGTTGATAAAATGGCTAAGGAATTTCTACATTCCACCCTTCCACCTTTTTTATCTACTAATGAATCCCGAAGAACAGTAGAATGTGGAGGAGAAAAATGGAATTCTGGAGCGGGGCACGTCGTAAATAGAGTTGAATTTGATCCAGGTACTGAAATAAGGCTTTTGAGAGCTAACTGCCTACGAATGGTCCGAGAAGAGGATTCTCTTCGACTTTATTATAACACTGAGAATTCACGGGAGTACCAAGAAATTGATTCCcagtttttagaaattgaagatGATTTTGCAGGTGCTATTGACCATTTGATAGAATCCTATCCAAATTATATTAAGGTTGAGGACTTGCCCTTAGAAGATGATGCGCTTAAGTTTActcttgtacaaaatatgtgggagaaaaaacttattttgacaAAAGCACCTTTGGAATCCCATTAcgattaaaatatgattataatttaaaatatttaatttcgtatcaaaataaaaagaaaacaaactcataaacatagtataaataattaattaatttaaagacgTGAATTCATACTGTGAACAAATCAAAGGATCCAGGGGTATGACTAAGATGACTTCTTGAATTCAATTTTATCCACTTTTACTTCATCGTCAACGAGTTGGTAGACATAGTTAATAACAGTGGAGCTTTGAATATCCATGAGAATGAATGAGGGCTTTTGTGAACACTCATTCACTACTGAATAGGCCCCGGTCACAGATCCTGGATTGACATAAAATCTTCCTTCATGTTCGTAAGCCTCAAATCGATGCGTATGCccagatataaatatatcacaGTCAAGTTGTCTGTTGACAGCTGCAAGTGCCTCGGCTTCTCCCCAGGGTACAATTTGATGGCCATGAACGAGTCCAATCTTAAATTGCCCAACACATACAACTTTTTGCTCGGGCCAATTCATGCCTTCATCAAAGTCTCCTCTTACAACATGAACATCATTTGTAagagtttttaaataatcaaaggATTCCTTCGTGCAAAGATTCCCtggaattcaattaaaatacattcGTATTCGAAAGGAAATACCTCTCCATAGCTATAAATACATGATACATCCATTTATGATTTACCTGTGCAAAGAATGTGTTGAATCCGCCCTGGCACAAGAAGTTTCTTAAATTTACTGGGTAGACAGGAGGAACGAAATGGTATATGAAGGTCACCCAGAACAAGAACCAACATCTTTTaatctttcaacaaattaaattgatCGGATTTCCTTTAAGACGCCcccttaattataaaaatcgtattttttaattccttcttCTTGTCAGTGAACAAAAAGTAACAGCAATACTTATTGGTTATTATTAGTAGTTTGCTCTAATCACGCAACATCGTCTAAAAAAAGAGGTTTTGTTATCCCTGATATATAAAGCTatgct
The sequence above is drawn from the Lepeophtheirus salmonis chromosome 5, UVic_Lsal_1.4, whole genome shotgun sequence genome and encodes:
- the NO66 gene encoding ribosomal oxygenase 1; amino-acid sequence: MTEMVSAFAAAKSSPNMLKVKKKKITKQDLLKDNKMSSSDYNKFENDFLNLSSILNKNKKDKRRNSSSNEKTIEILKKNSPSKKVKKGLTVKINVKSSKLIKTERLRGRPPTPKVPNKASKSNASSLKPDVEPLNLSGLKTNKSNSKKRPFEEDRQTKTSPSSKKKNNAPGQVEHTEQSPKFIPIRKALKMKLDKNEDSRSVGDETLAWMIQPHSVDHFFKNVFEEKPLYIPRKQNRNYYKDVLSTKQFDEMLQNQRIIFGKNLDVTTFVNDKRENHAPEGRAYPSVVWDFYNNGCSLRLLNPQTFNEKIWKLCATLQECLGSMVGANMYLTPPGTQGFAPHYDDVDVFILQLEGKKHWRVYEPPTKLPRFSSPNFSQSEMKEPIMDIVLEAGDLLYMPRGTIHQGNCLEDVHSLHITISCHQRNSFGDLFSKILNDTIETAMEEDVEFRKGLPRDYFKYAGAIHSDKDTPERNKFMQTMKKLFSKLHEYAPIDDGVDKMAKEFLHSTLPPFLSTNESRRTVECGGEKWNSGAGHVVNRVEFDPGTEIRLLRANCLRMVREEDSLRLYYNTENSREYQEIDSQFLEIEDDFAGAIDHLIESYPNYIKVEDLPLEDDALKFTLVQNMWEKKLILTKAPLESHYD
- the Vps29 gene encoding vacuolar protein sorting-associated protein 29 encodes the protein MLVLVLGDLHIPFRSSCLPSKFKKLLVPGRIQHILCTGNLCTKESFDYLKTLTNDVHVVRGDFDEGMNWPEQKVVCVGQFKIGLVHGHQIVPWGEAEALAAVNRQLDCDIFISGHTHRFEAYEHEGRFYVNPGSVTGAYSVVNECSQKPSFILMDIQSSTVINYVYQLVDDEVKVDKIEFKKSS